Proteins from a single region of Pseudodesulfovibrio portus:
- a CDS encoding aminoglycoside phosphotransferase family protein: protein MTVADVCREARAAIGEPVKSTAVLGGGRNSRVFEAVTPTRKVVVKYYFRNPGDPRDRQWTEYRALTFLADKGVTCIPSVLHLDRETGFTILSHIEGERIIDDRMTGDDERDFTAFVEQLKAVSEEPEAAGMDRASEAFFSLGGVLGNLDERLARLQARPDTAPMALELGAFLDARFIPALEDLSSRAKVYYRGVGLGDDQEIDGSDRVLSPSDFGLHNCVKSPEGLVFLDLEYFGWDDPAKLVSDFVLHPAQAAVGEARYRVAGRMADLFGDRPGFADRLRALLPLFALKWCMIVLNEFLAGENARRAFAGLDDDHESVLRRQLGLAEAMLERARGDIASRLIEQN from the coding sequence GTGACTGTCGCTGATGTCTGCCGTGAAGCCCGGGCCGCCATCGGCGAGCCCGTGAAGTCCACCGCCGTCCTCGGCGGCGGCAGGAACAGCCGCGTCTTCGAGGCGGTCACGCCGACCCGCAAGGTGGTCGTCAAATATTATTTCCGCAACCCCGGCGACCCCCGAGACCGGCAGTGGACCGAGTACCGGGCGTTGACCTTCCTGGCGGACAAGGGCGTGACCTGCATCCCGTCCGTCCTGCATCTGGATCGGGAAACGGGCTTCACCATCCTCTCCCATATCGAGGGGGAACGCATCATCGACGACCGGATGACCGGGGACGACGAGCGGGATTTCACGGCCTTTGTGGAGCAACTCAAGGCGGTGTCCGAAGAGCCGGAAGCGGCCGGCATGGATCGGGCTTCCGAGGCGTTCTTTTCCCTGGGCGGCGTGCTCGGCAATCTGGATGAGCGGCTGGCCCGGCTGCAGGCCCGGCCCGATACCGCGCCCATGGCTTTGGAACTCGGGGCGTTCCTGGACGCGCGGTTCATTCCCGCCCTGGAAGACCTATCAAGTCGGGCGAAAGTGTATTACAGAGGGGTTGGCCTTGGGGACGACCAGGAAATCGACGGGTCCGACAGGGTGCTCAGCCCCTCGGACTTCGGTCTGCATAATTGCGTGAAGTCTCCGGAAGGGTTGGTTTTTCTCGACCTCGAATACTTCGGCTGGGACGACCCGGCCAAGCTTGTTTCCGACTTCGTGCTGCACCCGGCGCAAGCCGCTGTGGGCGAGGCCCGTTACCGGGTGGCCGGGCGCATGGCCGATCTCTTCGGGGACCGGCCGGGCTTTGCGGATCGGCTCAGGGCGCTGCTGCCGCTCTTCGCGCTCAAGTGGTGCATGATCGTGCTCAATGAATTTCTGGCCGGGGAGAACGCGCGCCGCGCCTTTGCCGGTCTCGATGATGACCATGAATCCGTGCTGCGACGCCAGCTCGGCCTGGCTGAAGCGATGCTTGAGCGGGCCCGCGGCGACATCGCATCGCGCTTAATTGAACAGAACTGA
- the pseB gene encoding UDP-N-acetylglucosamine 4,6-dehydratase (inverting) produces MLDGKNILLTGGTGSFGKKFVEIVLKNYKPKKLIIFSRDELKQFEMAQDYPMSEGSPIRYFIGDVRDKERLYRACRGVDIIVHAAAMKHVPASEYNPTEAIKTNIYGAQNLINVAADVGVERIVALSTDKAVSPVNLYGATKLASDKLFVAANAFAVGPRYSVVRYGNVLGSRGSVVPFFMKKRAEGVLPITDNRMTRFWILLEDAVQMVLDAIENAAGGEIFVPRIPSMKITDMAKAIAPDCELKEIGIRPGEKLHECMIPTEESRNVWKTDKGYVILPENSVFKYKGDLSNATPVPEGFHYSSDLNEDWISIEELRKILTQQGYEL; encoded by the coding sequence ATGTTAGATGGAAAAAACATATTGCTGACCGGCGGCACCGGTTCCTTCGGCAAGAAATTCGTCGAGATCGTGCTCAAGAACTACAAGCCCAAGAAGCTCATCATCTTCAGCCGCGACGAGCTCAAGCAATTCGAAATGGCCCAGGACTACCCCATGTCCGAAGGCTCGCCCATCCGCTATTTCATCGGCGACGTCCGCGACAAGGAGCGCCTCTATCGGGCCTGCCGGGGAGTGGACATCATCGTCCACGCTGCGGCCATGAAGCACGTGCCCGCCTCCGAGTACAACCCCACCGAGGCCATCAAGACCAACATCTACGGCGCCCAGAACCTGATCAACGTGGCCGCCGACGTGGGTGTGGAGCGCATCGTCGCCCTGTCCACGGACAAGGCGGTCTCCCCGGTCAACCTCTACGGCGCCACCAAGCTGGCCTCGGACAAGCTCTTTGTCGCCGCCAACGCCTTTGCCGTCGGCCCCCGGTATTCCGTGGTCCGCTACGGCAACGTCCTGGGCAGCCGGGGCAGCGTGGTTCCCTTTTTCATGAAAAAACGGGCCGAGGGCGTCCTGCCCATCACCGACAACCGCATGACGCGGTTCTGGATTCTGCTCGAAGACGCCGTGCAAATGGTGCTCGACGCCATAGAGAACGCGGCTGGCGGCGAAATTTTCGTCCCGCGTATTCCCAGCATGAAAATCACGGACATGGCAAAGGCCATCGCCCCGGACTGCGAACTCAAGGAGATCGGCATCCGGCCCGGCGAGAAGCTGCACGAGTGTATGATCCCGACCGAGGAATCCCGCAACGTCTGGAAGACGGACAAGGGATACGTCATTCTGCCGGAGAACTCCGTGTTCAAGTACAAGGGCGACCTCAGCAACGCCACGCCGGTTCCCGAGGGATTCCATTACAGCTCGGACCTGAACGAGGACTGGATATCCATCGAGGAACTGCGAAAAATCCTGACCCAGCAGGGATACGAGCTATAG
- a CDS encoding glycosyltransferase family 9 protein, with translation MTDIQTMHPRRILVCQLKQIGDVLLATPSIQLLKERFPEADIHVLTESKCAAVLENNPHVSHVWAIDKPALKNPFKAIKWYAEVGRADYDLIVDFQQLPRARYCIMFSKAPVKLTFTPPWYNRPFYTHWIKVIHGYAARQKASILRMLDIHWDGELPRLYLSEAEKKWADEFMAAQGLEPNNFVTVDPSHRRITRKWPERHFAGLIKLLREKHPTLKAFILYGPGELPVARKVAELAGDGAVVSEEMLTLRQMAAVQARAALHVGNCSAPRHFAVAVDTPSLAVHGATGFGWCPKTEKHVSVDKGLLCRACNKNSCETRECLETFLPEECLDEALRLLEFKTAGKAAPGTLA, from the coding sequence ATGACAGATATACAAACCATGCACCCCCGCCGGATTCTGGTCTGCCAACTCAAGCAGATCGGCGACGTTCTCCTGGCCACGCCCTCCATCCAGCTTCTCAAGGAGCGGTTCCCGGAGGCGGACATCCACGTGCTCACGGAAAGCAAGTGCGCCGCAGTGCTGGAGAACAATCCCCACGTCAGCCACGTCTGGGCCATCGACAAGCCCGCCCTGAAGAATCCCTTCAAGGCCATCAAATGGTATGCCGAAGTGGGCCGCGCGGACTACGACCTGATCGTGGACTTCCAGCAGCTGCCAAGGGCCCGCTACTGCATCATGTTTTCCAAGGCACCGGTCAAGCTGACCTTCACGCCCCCCTGGTACAACAGGCCGTTCTACACCCACTGGATCAAGGTCATCCACGGCTATGCCGCCAGGCAGAAGGCGTCCATCCTGCGCATGCTGGACATCCACTGGGACGGCGAACTGCCCAGGCTGTATCTTTCCGAAGCGGAAAAGAAATGGGCCGATGAATTCATGGCCGCACAGGGGCTTGAGCCGAACAACTTCGTGACCGTGGACCCCAGCCACCGCCGCATCACCCGCAAATGGCCGGAACGCCACTTCGCCGGGCTGATCAAGCTCCTGCGCGAAAAGCACCCCACGCTCAAGGCCTTCATCCTGTACGGACCGGGCGAACTCCCCGTGGCGCGCAAGGTGGCCGAACTGGCCGGTGACGGCGCTGTCGTCTCCGAGGAGATGCTCACCCTGCGCCAGATGGCGGCGGTCCAGGCACGGGCCGCCCTGCACGTGGGCAACTGCTCCGCGCCGAGGCATTTCGCCGTGGCCGTGGACACGCCGTCGCTCGCCGTCCACGGGGCCACCGGCTTCGGCTGGTGCCCGAAGACCGAAAAGCACGTCAGCGTGGACAAGGGACTGCTCTGCCGGGCCTGCAACAAGAACTCCTGCGAGACCCGCGAATGCCTGGAGACCTTCCTCCCCGAGGAATGCCTGGACGAGGCGTTGCGGCTGCTCGAATTCAAGACGGCAGGGAAGGCCGCCCCCGGCACCCTTGCTTGA
- a CDS encoding transketolase family protein, translating to MRKTCLNCIYDLAKEHEDIFFVGSDLGYKTLDNFKEEMPDRFFMEGISEQHVVGMAAGLAMEGKTVYVNTIATFLTRRCFDQTAMDLCLHNVPVRLVGNGGGMVYAPLGPTHMATEDVAIMRALPNMTVVAVCDAEEMKRMMPQTVDWDGPIYIRLAKGYDPVVSKPELGFTLGKGIRYQEGADVLLVSTGVSLHVCIDAAELLAKQGVSAAIMHSPTIKPFDSELLLDMADGKKAVVPVEEHSTIGGLGDAVGETLLQAGLASVPAFRKVGIPDVFTENYGSQKELMSHFGIDGPGVAKTVTELIG from the coding sequence ATGCGCAAGACCTGCCTCAACTGCATATACGACCTGGCCAAGGAGCATGAGGACATTTTCTTCGTCGGCTCCGACCTGGGCTACAAGACACTCGACAATTTCAAGGAAGAGATGCCCGACCGCTTCTTCATGGAGGGCATCAGCGAACAGCATGTCGTGGGCATGGCCGCCGGTTTGGCCATGGAAGGCAAGACGGTCTACGTCAACACCATCGCCACCTTCCTGACCCGGCGCTGTTTCGACCAGACCGCCATGGACCTGTGTTTGCACAACGTACCCGTGCGGCTGGTGGGCAACGGCGGCGGCATGGTCTACGCCCCGCTGGGCCCGACCCACATGGCCACCGAGGACGTCGCCATCATGCGCGCCCTGCCCAACATGACCGTGGTCGCGGTCTGCGACGCAGAGGAAATGAAGCGCATGATGCCCCAGACCGTGGATTGGGACGGCCCCATCTACATCCGGCTGGCAAAGGGGTACGACCCGGTGGTGTCCAAGCCGGAGCTGGGCTTCACCCTCGGCAAGGGAATCCGATACCAGGAGGGCGCCGACGTGCTGCTGGTGTCCACCGGCGTGTCCCTGCACGTGTGCATCGACGCCGCCGAACTGCTGGCAAAGCAGGGCGTGAGCGCGGCCATCATGCATTCTCCGACCATCAAGCCCTTTGATTCCGAACTGCTGCTCGACATGGCCGACGGCAAGAAGGCCGTTGTCCCCGTCGAGGAGCACTCCACCATCGGCGGCCTGGGCGACGCCGTTGGCGAGACCCTGCTTCAGGCCGGGCTTGCCTCGGTCCCGGCGTTCCGCAAGGTGGGCATCCCGGACGTGTTCACCGAGAACTACGGCAGCCAGAAGGAACTGATGAGCCATTTCGGCATCGACGGCCCGGGCGTGGCCAAAACCGTCACCGAATTGATCGGGTAG
- a CDS encoding SIS domain-containing protein, which translates to MSWKSSLDSLFAILDELVVTDADGVAMDTDQGFALLVEWIDGCREDRRRIYFAGNGASASMASHFSTDLAKNAEVPTEVFTDCSLITATGNDFGYDQTFAYPLSQRMVEGEVLIAISSSGNSPNAVEAVKKAHEFGGLAVTVTAMNPDNALRGLGDLNFYLPADSYGMAESGHAVVLHHLVDIFSERNG; encoded by the coding sequence ATGAGCTGGAAATCCTCCCTGGACTCCCTGTTTGCCATACTGGACGAACTCGTCGTCACCGACGCCGACGGCGTTGCCATGGATACGGACCAGGGGTTTGCCCTGTTGGTCGAATGGATCGACGGGTGCCGGGAGGACAGGCGGCGCATTTATTTTGCGGGCAACGGTGCCAGCGCCTCCATGGCCAGCCATTTTTCCACCGATCTGGCCAAGAACGCCGAGGTCCCCACGGAGGTCTTCACCGACTGCTCCCTGATCACCGCCACCGGCAACGACTTCGGCTACGACCAGACCTTTGCCTATCCGCTTTCCCAGCGCATGGTGGAAGGGGAAGTGCTCATCGCCATCTCCAGCTCCGGCAACTCCCCCAATGCGGTGGAGGCCGTGAAGAAGGCGCATGAGTTCGGCGGTCTGGCCGTGACGGTCACGGCCATGAATCCGGACAACGCCCTGCGCGGGCTGGGCGACCTCAATTTCTATCTGCCTGCCGATTCCTACGGCATGGCGGAATCGGGCCACGCCGTGGTCCTGCACCATCTGGTTGACATATTCTCCGAGCGGAACGGCTGA
- a CDS encoding transketolase translates to MDERSKALRRRVIEMMHLGGRGHLAPAMSLMEIVRVLYDDIMRFDPENPLWEERDRFILSKGHGCLAQYAMLEDKGFITCDDACCFCKFDGILGGHPERGKIPGVEASTGSLGHGLSIGVGFALAARHAGRDNRVFVVMGDGECNEGSVWEAAMSAGKNRLDNLVAMVDYNKQQSYGTTEEVMDLEPFADKWRAFGFACVEVDGHDVDGLRGVLTDLPATAGKPTAIICHTVKGKGIPFIERDLTWHHKTKLSDELYTSLIEAVS, encoded by the coding sequence ATGGATGAACGTTCCAAGGCCCTGCGCCGACGAGTGATCGAGATGATGCACCTGGGCGGCAGGGGGCATCTGGCCCCGGCCATGTCGCTGATGGAGATCGTGCGCGTACTGTACGACGACATCATGCGTTTCGACCCCGAGAACCCCCTGTGGGAGGAGCGCGACCGCTTCATCCTGAGCAAGGGCCACGGCTGCCTGGCGCAGTACGCCATGCTCGAGGACAAGGGGTTCATCACCTGCGACGACGCCTGCTGCTTCTGCAAGTTCGACGGCATTCTGGGCGGCCACCCCGAGCGGGGCAAGATTCCCGGCGTGGAGGCCTCCACCGGCTCGCTGGGACACGGGTTGTCCATCGGCGTGGGCTTTGCCCTGGCCGCAAGGCATGCCGGGCGCGACAACCGCGTGTTCGTGGTCATGGGCGACGGCGAGTGCAACGAGGGCTCGGTCTGGGAAGCGGCCATGAGCGCGGGCAAGAACCGGCTCGACAACCTCGTGGCCATGGTGGACTACAACAAGCAGCAGTCCTACGGCACCACCGAGGAGGTCATGGACCTGGAACCGTTCGCCGACAAGTGGCGCGCCTTCGGGTTCGCCTGCGTGGAGGTGGACGGCCACGACGTGGACGGACTGCGCGGGGTGCTGACCGATCTCCCGGCCACGGCAGGCAAGCCCACGGCGATCATCTGCCATACCGTGAAGGGCAAGGGCATCCCGTTCATCGAACGCGACCTGACCTGGCACCACAAGACCAAGCTCTCCGACGAGCTCTACACCAGCCTGATCGAAGCGGTCAGTTAG
- a CDS encoding PfkB family carbohydrate kinase, with the protein MPIEHKIKTISELADIVAKLKAEGRKVVHCHGVFDLLHIGHIRYFRQAATFGDVLIVTVSPDRFVDKGPHRPAFGEVLRAEGVASQDVVDFVAVNEWPTAEELLRKVRPDVYVKGSDFKSIDADPTGKLRLEADVCEEIGAELKLTRDIVFSSTNLINRFMSSFTDEVQDYLEMFRSRYSIEDVEAILDRVSKLKVTVVGDTILDDYQYCSPLGASSKEPVMAFSHTGGDLFAGGVLAIANHISHFVDEVHMFTVLGERDTQEEFVRENLQGNVTPHFAYQEDAPTLRKRRYIEGYSMTKLFEIYHMDDSGLGDERDEAFRLAVKEAGKSSDLVVAADFGHGAISVKTRESLSKLEYLAVNTQANAGNRGFHTISGYGRCDFISLTEAELRLDARDKITGVTPLTTDARDLLGASMVAVTLGKRGSYVQDGHGNGILVPAFAHKVVDKIGSGDAFFAVASLVASLGDVSPEIVAFLGNIAGAIAVGIVGNEKSVTKQAIMKNVTSLLK; encoded by the coding sequence ATGCCGATTGAACACAAGATCAAGACCATATCCGAACTCGCCGACATCGTCGCAAAGCTCAAGGCCGAGGGCCGGAAAGTCGTGCACTGCCACGGTGTTTTCGACCTCCTGCACATAGGGCACATACGTTATTTCCGTCAGGCCGCCACCTTTGGCGACGTCCTGATCGTCACCGTCTCCCCCGACCGGTTCGTGGACAAGGGGCCGCACCGCCCCGCGTTCGGCGAGGTGTTGCGCGCCGAGGGCGTGGCCTCCCAGGACGTTGTCGATTTCGTGGCCGTCAACGAATGGCCCACCGCCGAGGAGCTGCTCAGGAAAGTCCGGCCCGACGTCTACGTCAAGGGCTCGGACTTCAAGTCCATCGACGCGGACCCCACGGGCAAGCTGCGGCTGGAGGCCGACGTCTGCGAGGAGATCGGTGCCGAGTTGAAGCTGACCCGCGACATCGTGTTCAGCTCGACCAACCTGATCAACCGGTTCATGTCCTCCTTCACCGACGAGGTGCAGGACTACCTGGAGATGTTCCGGTCGCGCTACTCCATCGAGGATGTGGAAGCGATCCTGGACCGTGTGTCCAAACTGAAGGTGACCGTGGTCGGCGACACCATCCTGGATGACTACCAGTACTGCTCGCCCCTGGGGGCCTCCTCCAAGGAGCCGGTCATGGCCTTCAGCCACACCGGGGGCGACCTGTTTGCCGGCGGCGTCCTGGCCATCGCCAACCATATCTCCCATTTCGTGGACGAAGTGCACATGTTCACCGTGCTGGGCGAGCGGGACACCCAGGAGGAGTTCGTTCGCGAAAACCTTCAGGGCAACGTGACCCCCCATTTCGCCTATCAGGAAGACGCCCCGACCCTGCGCAAGCGGCGGTATATCGAGGGCTATTCCATGACCAAGCTCTTCGAGATCTACCACATGGACGATTCCGGCCTGGGCGACGAGCGCGATGAGGCGTTCAGGCTGGCCGTGAAGGAGGCCGGGAAGTCCAGCGACCTGGTCGTGGCTGCCGACTTCGGCCACGGGGCCATCAGCGTCAAGACGCGCGAGTCCCTTTCCAAGCTGGAGTACCTGGCGGTCAACACCCAGGCCAACGCGGGCAACCGCGGTTTCCACACCATTTCCGGGTACGGGCGATGCGATTTCATCAGCCTGACCGAGGCGGAGCTCCGGCTCGACGCCCGTGACAAGATCACCGGCGTCACGCCGCTGACCACCGACGCCCGCGACCTGCTCGGGGCCTCCATGGTGGCCGTCACCCTGGGCAAGCGCGGTTCCTATGTGCAGGACGGGCACGGCAACGGCATCCTGGTCCCGGCCTTCGCCCACAAGGTGGTGGACAAGATCGGGTCCGGCGACGCGTTCTTTGCCGTGGCCTCCCTGGTGGCCTCGCTGGGCGACGTGTCGCCCGAAATCGTGGCCTTCCTCGGCAACATCGCCGGGGCCATTGCCGTGGGCATCGTCGGCAACGAGAAATCCGTGACCAAACAGGCGATCATGAAAAACGTGACCTCGCTTCTGAAGTAG
- a CDS encoding ornithine cyclodeaminase family domain — protein sequence MAFSRFDTSKIKVLPLGERSHDLDLTVIRELAPEECAYPHLATVTDRMRKAKEAGASVILMMGAHVIRAGVQRFIIDMMEQGYISCLAGNGACVIHDFEFALIGQTTESVARYIREGQFGLWQETGRINDVVRHGAARDMGVGEAVGKAIHEGYFPYKDISLFAAAHRLSIPFTVHVGMGSDIVHEHPNCDGAAWGKASYTDFLYYTSVLDNVENGVVMNFGSAIMAPEVYLKALAMVRNVAAQEGRTVNRFTSLVCDLKNLPDNVSAEAPRGNPDYYFRPWKTMLVRTVDDGGESFYVRAPHAETVPQLWTALNSNK from the coding sequence ATGGCATTCAGCAGATTCGACACATCGAAAATCAAGGTCCTCCCCCTGGGCGAGCGCAGCCACGACCTCGACCTGACGGTCATCCGCGAGCTTGCGCCCGAGGAGTGCGCCTACCCGCATCTGGCCACCGTGACCGACCGCATGCGCAAGGCAAAGGAAGCGGGCGCGTCCGTCATCCTGATGATGGGGGCCCACGTCATCCGTGCCGGGGTGCAGCGGTTCATCATCGACATGATGGAGCAGGGGTACATCTCCTGTCTGGCGGGCAACGGCGCCTGCGTCATCCACGACTTCGAGTTCGCCCTCATCGGTCAGACCACCGAGAGCGTGGCCCGGTACATCAGGGAAGGGCAGTTCGGGCTGTGGCAGGAGACCGGGCGGATCAACGACGTGGTCCGGCACGGCGCGGCCCGGGACATGGGCGTGGGCGAGGCCGTGGGCAAGGCCATCCATGAAGGCTATTTCCCCTACAAGGATATTTCCCTGTTCGCTGCGGCCCACCGGTTGTCCATCCCGTTCACCGTGCATGTGGGCATGGGCTCGGACATCGTGCACGAGCACCCCAACTGCGACGGCGCGGCCTGGGGGAAGGCTTCGTACACCGATTTTCTGTATTACACCTCCGTGCTCGACAACGTCGAGAACGGCGTGGTCATGAACTTCGGCTCCGCCATAATGGCCCCCGAGGTCTATCTCAAGGCACTGGCCATGGTGCGCAACGTGGCCGCGCAGGAGGGACGGACCGTGAACCGGTTCACCAGCCTGGTCTGCGACCTGAAGAACCTGCCGGACAACGTGTCCGCCGAAGCCCCCAGGGGCAACCCGGACTACTACTTCCGTCCGTGGAAGACCATGCTGGTTCGCACCGTTGACGATGGCGGGGAAAGCTTCTATGTACGGGCACCGCATGCTGAGACCGTGCCTCAGCTCTGGACCGCCCTGAACAGCAATAAGTGA
- a CDS encoding HAD family hydrolase: MIIGLDFDNTIVEYTPLFRSLAIEKGWLETTSPARSKKDVRDSVRLLDDGEMKWRDLQAAVYGPRILDAEPFAGVREFLVRCRERGLSVHVVSHKSEYAANDVERACSLRRMALAWFEANGFFSDEYGLSVDRVYFADTRQEKVARIAELGCAVFVDDLIETFEEDGFPQGVKRILFTGGETDFDGCVAPDWAEIARLVEEGVGDCR, encoded by the coding sequence ATGATCATAGGGTTGGATTTCGACAACACCATAGTGGAATACACGCCGCTCTTCCGCAGCCTGGCTATCGAGAAGGGGTGGCTGGAAACGACGAGTCCCGCGCGGTCCAAGAAGGACGTGCGGGATTCGGTGCGTCTGCTGGACGACGGCGAGATGAAATGGCGCGACCTCCAGGCCGCCGTCTACGGTCCCCGAATCCTGGATGCCGAACCCTTTGCCGGGGTCCGGGAATTTCTTGTCCGCTGCCGGGAAAGGGGGCTTTCCGTCCATGTGGTCAGCCACAAGTCGGAGTATGCCGCCAATGACGTGGAGCGGGCGTGCAGCCTGCGCAGGATGGCGCTTGCGTGGTTCGAGGCCAACGGGTTCTTTTCGGATGAATACGGGCTGTCCGTGGACCGGGTGTATTTCGCCGATACCCGGCAGGAGAAGGTGGCCCGGATCGCCGAACTCGGCTGCGCCGTGTTCGTGGACGATCTCATCGAGACCTTCGAAGAGGACGGGTTTCCCCAAGGGGTGAAGCGCATCCTGTTTACCGGGGGCGAGACGGATTTCGACGGCTGCGTGGCCCCGGACTGGGCGGAGATCGCCCGACTGGTCGAGGAGGGTGTCGGTGACTGTCGCTGA
- a CDS encoding radical SAM protein, producing MGDKYGIDSHKLHHHPDRVADWKRGENVYPIYMEISPSGACNHRCVFCALDFMGYQTRYVDTAVLKERMTEMAGLGLKSVMYAGEGEPFLHKDMVEITRHGKSVGIDQAFTTNATLMSPRISEQILDVTSWIKVSCNAGTPESYAAIHRTKASHFDRVVSNLEAAAEIKEKNGYDCALGMQILLLPETRDEVVGLAKIARDIGLDYLVVKPYSQHPQSDTDQYKDIEYTNVDGLAEELEAVATDTFSPILRMNTIRKWQEKDRPYERCLGLPFWSYMDAGGNIWGCSMFLEDDRFNYGNIHEQTFKEIWEGEKRAKAMEWFMAEFDPSVCRINCRMDEINRYLWGLANPPAHVNFI from the coding sequence ATGGGCGACAAATACGGCATCGACAGCCACAAGCTGCATCATCACCCGGATCGGGTGGCCGACTGGAAACGCGGCGAGAACGTCTATCCCATCTACATGGAGATCAGCCCGTCCGGTGCCTGCAATCACCGCTGCGTTTTCTGCGCCCTGGACTTCATGGGCTACCAGACCCGCTACGTGGACACCGCCGTGCTCAAGGAGCGGATGACCGAAATGGCCGGGCTGGGGCTGAAGTCCGTCATGTACGCGGGCGAGGGCGAACCGTTCCTGCACAAGGACATGGTGGAGATCACCCGTCACGGCAAGTCCGTGGGCATCGACCAGGCGTTCACCACCAACGCCACCCTCATGTCGCCCAGGATCAGCGAGCAGATCCTGGACGTGACCTCCTGGATCAAGGTCAGCTGCAACGCGGGCACGCCCGAGAGCTACGCCGCCATCCACCGCACCAAGGCGTCCCATTTCGACCGTGTCGTTTCCAACCTCGAGGCCGCTGCCGAGATCAAGGAGAAGAACGGGTACGATTGCGCGCTGGGCATGCAGATCCTGCTCCTGCCCGAGACCCGCGACGAGGTGGTGGGGCTGGCGAAGATCGCTCGCGACATCGGGCTGGATTACCTGGTGGTCAAGCCGTATTCCCAGCACCCGCAGTCCGACACCGACCAGTACAAGGACATCGAGTACACCAACGTGGACGGCCTGGCCGAGGAACTGGAAGCGGTGGCCACCGACACCTTCTCGCCGATCCTGCGCATGAACACCATCAGGAAGTGGCAGGAAAAGGACCGTCCCTACGAGCGCTGCCTGGGACTGCCGTTCTGGTCCTACATGGACGCGGGCGGCAACATCTGGGGCTGCTCCATGTTCCTGGAGGACGACCGGTTCAACTACGGCAACATCCACGAGCAGACCTTCAAGGAAATATGGGAAGGCGAAAAGCGGGCCAAGGCCATGGAGTGGTTCATGGCCGAGTTCGATCCGAGCGTGTGTCGCATCAACTGCCGCATGGATGAGATCAATCGTTACCTGTGGGGGCTGGCCAATCCCCCGGCCCACGTCAATTTCATTTAG
- a CDS encoding class I SAM-dependent methyltransferase: MGRLMNIITPLHTATAREYLPRMMDDKAACMVVAKQYEKDYWDGDRRYGYGGYRFMPGRWKPVAEALIREYGLTDGSRLLDVGCGKAYLLYELKQLLPGLVIKGFDISKHGLAEALPEVRDDLFIHDAREPFPFEDNEFDLVISLTTLFNLELPELADALDEIERVGKESFITVESYRNEQELFNLQCWALTCESFFSKREWEWLFDHFGFTGDYEFIYFE, from the coding sequence ATGGGCAGGCTCATGAACATCATCACCCCGCTGCACACGGCCACCGCGCGCGAGTACCTGCCGCGCATGATGGACGACAAGGCCGCCTGCATGGTCGTGGCCAAACAGTATGAGAAGGACTACTGGGACGGCGACCGGCGCTACGGCTACGGCGGCTACCGCTTCATGCCGGGGCGATGGAAGCCCGTGGCCGAGGCGCTGATTCGCGAGTACGGCCTGACGGACGGCTCCCGGCTCCTCGACGTCGGTTGCGGCAAGGCGTACCTGCTCTACGAGCTCAAGCAGCTGTTGCCCGGCCTGGTCATCAAGGGGTTCGACATCTCGAAGCACGGGCTGGCCGAGGCCCTGCCCGAAGTGCGGGACGACCTGTTCATCCACGATGCCCGCGAGCCGTTTCCCTTTGAGGACAACGAGTTCGATTTGGTCATCTCCCTGACCACGCTCTTCAACCTGGAGCTGCCGGAACTGGCGGACGCCCTGGACGAGATCGAGCGTGTGGGCAAGGAGAGCTTCATCACCGTGGAGAGCTACCGCAACGAGCAGGAACTGTTCAACCTGCAGTGCTGGGCGTTGACCTGCGAATCCTTTTTCAGCAAGCGCGA